A single region of the Denticeps clupeoides chromosome 18, fDenClu1.1, whole genome shotgun sequence genome encodes:
- the bbs7 gene encoding BBSome complex member BBS7 isoform X1: MDVVLNHVDYLQVGVTSQKTTRLLPAIGRKANQKVAVADSDGVITCFGMKKGEAVPVFRTLPGQRISRLELGGAPGTPQEKIFVSSGSEVRGFTKKGKQFLSFEANLTENINAMHVSGADLFVCASYIYNHYCDCKDQDYYLSGDKINDIVCLPGDKVGRAVPILACQDRVLRVLQGSELLYGVEVPGPPSVLELNNKDGGTDGDEILYGTTDGRLGLVKITESAPVVKWEMDNEKKKGGILCIDTFDILGDGVKDILVGRDDGTVEIYALDASNELSLRFEHVLSESVTSIQGGCVGKENYDEVLTTTYTGWVSGLTTEPQQMEAGPGEELKMSKETQSKVAALRSELEQLQVKVLQGREKYQQSSQSSTAVSTVPAFSVNDKFTLCQDDASYSLALEVQTAIDNLLLQSDVPIDLLDVDKNSAVVSFSECDSEQPNGNFLLATYRCQANTTRLELKVRSIEGQYGTLQAYITPRLQPKTCQVRQYQIKPLSLHQRTHSIAQDRPMNTLRLVGQFSFAEVHSWVVFCLPEVPEKTPAAESVTFYFQNTFLGTQLEATYSKGEGNFKSDNISTISILKDVLSKEATKRKINLNISYDVNENSVSHTLMMIHPKLEYQLLLSKKVQLIDALKELQVHEGNADFLIPEYRSILDESARLLDEYKKQPAHLERLYGMITDLFIDKFKFKGQNVKTKVSALLEILDNYDLNSLIDFFNEA, translated from the exons ATGGACGTCGTCTTGAATCACGTCGATTATCTGCAG GTCGGAGTGACATCGCAGAAGACCACGAGGCTTCTGCCTGCGATCGGGCGCAAAGCGAACCAAAAG GTTGCTGTTGCTGACAGTGATGGGGTGATCACTTGCTTCGGGATGAAAAAAGGCGAGGCCGTC CCCGTGTTCAGAACGCTCCCCGGGCAGAGGATCTCCAGGCTGGAGCTTGGCGGCGCGCCGGGGACGCCGCAGGAGAAGATCTTTGTCTCGTCTGGTTCCGAAGTCAGGGGCTTTACCAAGAAGGGCAAGCAGTTCCTCTCGTTCGAAGCGAATCTTACAGAGAACATAAATGCCAT GCACGTCTCTGGGGCGGACCTCTTCGTTTGtgcaagttacatttacaaCCACTACTGTGACTGTAAGGACCAGGATTACTACCTGTCCGGGGACAAGATCAATGACATCGTGTGCCTGCCTGGGGACAAGGTGGGCCGAGCGGTTCCCATCCTGGCCTGTCAGGACCGAGTGCTTCGGGTGCTGCAG GGCTCAGAGCTGCTGTATGGTGTTGAGGTCCCCGGGCCGCCGTCCGTGTTGGAGCTGAACAACAAAGATGGCG GTACGGATGGAGATGAAATTCTGTACGGGACCACAGATGGAAGACTGGGTCTTGTCAAGATAACAGAATCGGCCCCTGTCGTTAAATGGGAAATGGATAACGAGAAGAAAAAAGGAG GCATTTTGTGCATCGACACCTTTGACATCCTCGGTGACGGTGTGAAAGACATCCTGGTCGGAAGGGACGATGGGACCGTGGAGATTTACGCCCTGGACGCTTCGAACGAGCTCTCGCTGCGATTTGAGCAC GTACTATCTGAGAGTGTCACATCAATCCAGGGCGGCTGCGTAGGAAAAGAGAATTATGACGAAGTGCTGACAACAACCTACACAG GCTGGGTCAGCGGTCTGACCACAGAGCCACAGCAGATGGAGGCGGGGCCTGGAGAGGAACTGAAGATGAGCAAAGAGACCCAGAGCAAAGTGGCGGCCCTCAG gtccgagctggagcagctgcaggtgAAGGTTCTGCAGGGCAGAGAGAAGTACCAGCAAAGCTCTCAGTCCAGCACTGCCGTCTCCACCGTGCCGGCGTTCAGCGTCAACGACAAGTTCACCCTCTGCCAGGACGACGCCAGTTACAGCCTCGCCCTGGAGGTGCAGACGGCCATCGACAACCTGCTCCTGCAG AGCGATGTCCCGATAGACCTGTTGGATGTGGACAAAAACTCCGCCGTGGTGAGCTTCAGCGAGTGTGATTCCGAG CAGCCGAATGGCAATTTCCTCCTTGCGACGTACCGATGTCAGGCAAACACCACGAGGCTTGAGCTTAAG GTCCGGTCCATTGAAGGTCAGTATGGCACCCTCCAGGCCTACATTACCCCCCGCCTGCAGCCCAAAACCTGCCAGGTCCGTCAGTATCAGATCAAGCCCCTGTCCCTCCACCAGAGAACTCATTCTATTGCTCAGGACAG GCCTATGAACACGCTGAGGCTCGTGGGTCAGTTTAGCTTTGCAGAGGTCCACTCCTGGGTGGTGTTCTGCTTACCGGAGGTCCCAGAGAAAACGCCCGCGGCAGAAAGTGTCACTTTCTACTTTCAGAACACTTTCCTGGGCACCCAGCTGGAGGCCACGTACAG cAAAGGCGAAGGCAACTTTAAATCAGACAACATCTCCACCATCTCCATCCTGAAAGACGTCCTTTCCAAAGAAGCCACTAAGCGCAAAATCAACCTCAACATCTCCTACG ATGTTAATGAGAACTCGGTGAGCCACACTCTGATGATGATCCACCCAAAGCTGGAGTATCAGCTGCTTCTGTCCAAAAAGGTGCAGCTGATTGACGCATTAAAG gAGCTTCAGGTCCATGAGGGGAACGCAGACTTTCTCATTCCTGAGTACCGCAGCATACTGGACGAGTCTGCGCGCCTTTTGGACGAGTATAAGAAGCAGCCGGCGCACCTGGAGAGGCTGTATG GAATGATAACGGACCTCTTCATCGACAAGTTCAAATTCAAAGGACAGAATGTGAAGACGAAGGTTTCAGCACTGCTGGAAATCTTGGACAACTATGATCTGAATTCcctcattgatttttttaatgaagcttGA
- the tmem33 gene encoding transmembrane protein 33, whose product MADTEQRSPPPQAGPVQFLLANKLETAMWLSRLFTVYCSVMFILPLLGPYAASNFYQRALLANALTSALRLHQRLPRFQLSRAFLAQALQEDSCHYLLYSLIFVNSYPITMSIFPVFLFSLLHATTYTKKVLDSVGPQSLIFMRNLLNKLTANQQNILKFIACNEIFLMPATVFMLFSGQGSLLQPFIYYRFLTLRYSSRRNPYCRTLFTELRILLEHFIMKPTCPAFFRRMCLNSIAFVSRLAPNGV is encoded by the exons ATGGCAGACACGGAGCAGCGGAGTCCACCTCCTCAGGCGGGGCCTGTG CAATTCTTATTGGCCAATAAACTGGAGACGGCAATGTGGCTCTCACGGCTCTTCACTGTCTACTGCTCTGTTATGTTCATCCTGCCTCTTTTGGG GCCGTATGCGGCTTCAAACTTCTACCAGCGCGCACTCCTGGCCAACGCCCTGACCAGTGCTTTGAGGCTACACCAGAGACTTCCCCGCTTCCAGCTCAGCAGGGCCTTCCTGGCGCAGGCCCTGCAGGAGGACAGCTGCCACTACCTCCTCTACTCGCTCATCTTCGTCAACTCCTACCCCATCACCA TGAGTATATTTCCAGTTTTCCTCTTCTCCCTGCTTCATGCTACCACATACACGAAGAAGGTCCTTGAT tCTGTGGGTCCCCAAAGTCTAATTTTTATGAGGAATCTTCTCAACAAGctcacagccaatcagcagaaTATATTGAAGTTCATTGCCTGCAACGAGATCTTCCTCATGCCAGCCACAGTGTTCATGCTGTTCAG TGGCCAAGGAAGTCTGCTGCAGCCCTTCATATACTACAGATTCCTAACCCTCCGCTACTCCTCCAGACGGAACCCATACTGTCG CACGCTCTTCACTGAGCTGCGGATTCTGCTCGAGCATTTCATCATGAAGCCCACGTGCCCGGCCTTCTTCAGACGAATGTGCCTGAACAGCATTGCCTTCGTCAGTCGCCTGGCCCCGAACGGGGTTTAA
- the bbs7 gene encoding BBSome complex member BBS7 isoform X2, which produces MDVVLNHVDYLQVGVTSQKTTRLLPAIGRKANQKVAVADSDGVITCFGMKKGEAVPVFRTLPGQRISRLELGGAPGTPQEKIFVSSGSEVRGFTKKGKQFLSFEANLTENINAMHVSGADLFVCASYIYNHYCDCKDQDYYLSGDKINDIVCLPGDKVGRAVPILACQDRVLRVLQGSELLYGVEVPGPPSVLELNNKDGGTDGDEILYGTTDGRLGLVKITESAPVVKWEMDNEKKKGGILCIDTFDILGDGVKDILVGRDDGTVEIYALDASNELSLRFEHVLSESVTSIQGGCVGKENYDEVLTTTYTGWVSGLTTEPQQMEAGPGEELKMSKETQSKVAALRSELEQLQVKVLQGREKYQQSSQSSTAVSTVPAFSVNDKFTLCQDDASYSLALEVQTAIDNLLLQSDVPIDLLDVDKNSAVVSFSECDSEPNGNFLLATYRCQANTTRLELKVRSIEGQYGTLQAYITPRLQPKTCQVRQYQIKPLSLHQRTHSIAQDRPMNTLRLVGQFSFAEVHSWVVFCLPEVPEKTPAAESVTFYFQNTFLGTQLEATYSKGEGNFKSDNISTISILKDVLSKEATKRKINLNISYDVNENSVSHTLMMIHPKLEYQLLLSKKVQLIDALKELQVHEGNADFLIPEYRSILDESARLLDEYKKQPAHLERLYGMITDLFIDKFKFKGQNVKTKVSALLEILDNYDLNSLIDFFNEA; this is translated from the exons ATGGACGTCGTCTTGAATCACGTCGATTATCTGCAG GTCGGAGTGACATCGCAGAAGACCACGAGGCTTCTGCCTGCGATCGGGCGCAAAGCGAACCAAAAG GTTGCTGTTGCTGACAGTGATGGGGTGATCACTTGCTTCGGGATGAAAAAAGGCGAGGCCGTC CCCGTGTTCAGAACGCTCCCCGGGCAGAGGATCTCCAGGCTGGAGCTTGGCGGCGCGCCGGGGACGCCGCAGGAGAAGATCTTTGTCTCGTCTGGTTCCGAAGTCAGGGGCTTTACCAAGAAGGGCAAGCAGTTCCTCTCGTTCGAAGCGAATCTTACAGAGAACATAAATGCCAT GCACGTCTCTGGGGCGGACCTCTTCGTTTGtgcaagttacatttacaaCCACTACTGTGACTGTAAGGACCAGGATTACTACCTGTCCGGGGACAAGATCAATGACATCGTGTGCCTGCCTGGGGACAAGGTGGGCCGAGCGGTTCCCATCCTGGCCTGTCAGGACCGAGTGCTTCGGGTGCTGCAG GGCTCAGAGCTGCTGTATGGTGTTGAGGTCCCCGGGCCGCCGTCCGTGTTGGAGCTGAACAACAAAGATGGCG GTACGGATGGAGATGAAATTCTGTACGGGACCACAGATGGAAGACTGGGTCTTGTCAAGATAACAGAATCGGCCCCTGTCGTTAAATGGGAAATGGATAACGAGAAGAAAAAAGGAG GCATTTTGTGCATCGACACCTTTGACATCCTCGGTGACGGTGTGAAAGACATCCTGGTCGGAAGGGACGATGGGACCGTGGAGATTTACGCCCTGGACGCTTCGAACGAGCTCTCGCTGCGATTTGAGCAC GTACTATCTGAGAGTGTCACATCAATCCAGGGCGGCTGCGTAGGAAAAGAGAATTATGACGAAGTGCTGACAACAACCTACACAG GCTGGGTCAGCGGTCTGACCACAGAGCCACAGCAGATGGAGGCGGGGCCTGGAGAGGAACTGAAGATGAGCAAAGAGACCCAGAGCAAAGTGGCGGCCCTCAG gtccgagctggagcagctgcaggtgAAGGTTCTGCAGGGCAGAGAGAAGTACCAGCAAAGCTCTCAGTCCAGCACTGCCGTCTCCACCGTGCCGGCGTTCAGCGTCAACGACAAGTTCACCCTCTGCCAGGACGACGCCAGTTACAGCCTCGCCCTGGAGGTGCAGACGGCCATCGACAACCTGCTCCTGCAG AGCGATGTCCCGATAGACCTGTTGGATGTGGACAAAAACTCCGCCGTGGTGAGCTTCAGCGAGTGTGATTCCGAG CCGAATGGCAATTTCCTCCTTGCGACGTACCGATGTCAGGCAAACACCACGAGGCTTGAGCTTAAG GTCCGGTCCATTGAAGGTCAGTATGGCACCCTCCAGGCCTACATTACCCCCCGCCTGCAGCCCAAAACCTGCCAGGTCCGTCAGTATCAGATCAAGCCCCTGTCCCTCCACCAGAGAACTCATTCTATTGCTCAGGACAG GCCTATGAACACGCTGAGGCTCGTGGGTCAGTTTAGCTTTGCAGAGGTCCACTCCTGGGTGGTGTTCTGCTTACCGGAGGTCCCAGAGAAAACGCCCGCGGCAGAAAGTGTCACTTTCTACTTTCAGAACACTTTCCTGGGCACCCAGCTGGAGGCCACGTACAG cAAAGGCGAAGGCAACTTTAAATCAGACAACATCTCCACCATCTCCATCCTGAAAGACGTCCTTTCCAAAGAAGCCACTAAGCGCAAAATCAACCTCAACATCTCCTACG ATGTTAATGAGAACTCGGTGAGCCACACTCTGATGATGATCCACCCAAAGCTGGAGTATCAGCTGCTTCTGTCCAAAAAGGTGCAGCTGATTGACGCATTAAAG gAGCTTCAGGTCCATGAGGGGAACGCAGACTTTCTCATTCCTGAGTACCGCAGCATACTGGACGAGTCTGCGCGCCTTTTGGACGAGTATAAGAAGCAGCCGGCGCACCTGGAGAGGCTGTATG GAATGATAACGGACCTCTTCATCGACAAGTTCAAATTCAAAGGACAGAATGTGAAGACGAAGGTTTCAGCACTGCTGGAAATCTTGGACAACTATGATCTGAATTCcctcattgatttttttaatgaagcttGA
- the ccna2 gene encoding cyclin-A2 has product MSAFTHGSALQRLERNQENRPPRLRAAKAAADSQENVEPNPKPANRTVLGVLERNHQRKAGVAATNQALPGKPDDYGRGCADKGPARQPTFQVHVDEPDGACVQKRPSVERSSSSPLKATSALCRLPLATLDVRMDVSFDSPMDVDRSVHYEARPAVEVTDYADEIHTHLRDMELKCRPRAGYMKKQPDITNSMRAILVDWLVEVGEEYKLHNETLYLAVNYIDRFLSTMSVLRGKLQLVGTAAMLIASKFEEIYPPEVAEFVYITDDTYTKKQVLRMEHLILKVLSFELSAPTINQFLRRYFLTQPVSKKVENLSRLLGELSLIESDPFLKYLPSHTAAAAFVLANYTVTQGTWDQSLVDLTGYTLEDLMPCVHDLHQMYLSAAKHAQQSIREKYKSAKYSEVSLIEPPEDLCL; this is encoded by the exons atgtccgcCTTCACACACGGAAGCGCCCTTCAGCGCCTCGAGAGGAACCAGGAGAACCGGCCGCCCAGGCTCCGCGCCGCCAAGGCCGCCGCCGACAGCCAGGAGAATGTGGAGCCGAACCCGAAGCCCGCCAACCGCACCGTCCTGGGCGTCCTGGAGAGGAACCACCAGCGCAAGGCCGGCGTCGCG GCCACGAACCAGGCGCTTCCCGGCAAACCCGACGACTATGGCCGAGGCTGTGCGGACAAGGGCCCCGCCAGGCAGCCCACCTTCCAGGTCCATGTGGACGAGCCCGATGGTGCCTGCGTCCAGAAGCGGCCCAGCGTGGAGAGGTCGTCCTCGTCCCCCCTGAAAGCCACCTCCGCCCTGTGCCGCCTGCCCCTCGCCACCCTGGATGTGCGCATGGACGTGAGCTTTG ATTCTCCCATGGACGTGGACCGGTCCGTACACTACGAAGCGCGGCCCGCGGTAGAGGTCACAGACTACGCGGACGAGATACACACGCATTTGAGAGACATGGAG CTGAAGTGCCGCCCCAGAGCCGGCTACATGAAGAAGCAGCCCGACATTACCAACAGCATGCGCGCCATCCTGGTGGActggctggtggaggtgggCGAGGAGTACAAGCTCCACAACGAGACGCTGTACCTGGCTGTGAACTACATCGACCGCTTCCTGTCCACCATGTCCGTGCTGCGGGGGAAGCTGCAGCTCGTCGGAACCGCTGCCATGCTGATCGCCTC GAAATTTGAAGAGATCTACCCCCCGGAGGTGGCGGAGTTTGTTTATATCACTGACGACACCTACACAAAGAAGCAAGTGTTGAGGATGGAGCACCTCATCCTGAAGGTGCTTTCTTTCGAGCTGTCGGCGCCAACGATCAACCAGTTCCTCCGGCGGTACTTCCTTACACAGCCGGTCAGCAAGAAGGTGGAGAATCTTTCACGG CTTCTTGGCGAGCTGAGCTTGATCGAATCAGACCCCTTCCTGAAGTACCTTCCATCgcacactgctgctgctgcttttgttcTGGCAAATTACACAGTCACACAGGGCACTTGG GACCAGTCACTGGTTGACTTGACTGGATACACGTTAGAGGACTTAATGCCCTGCGTCCACGACCTGCACCAAATGTACCTCAGTGCTGCTAAACATGCACAGCAGTCGATAAGGGAGAAATACAAGAGTGCCAA GTATTCTGAAGTCTCCCTTATCGAGCCACCAGAGGACTTGTGTCTTTGA